The DNA region AAGCATTCCCTCCTCTTACATAATCTTGAATGGCTTACGTATGCGTCTTTTCCTCGCTTCAATCAATATCATTTTGGCACACGCAAATACACTATATCCAACTTTAAAGGAATGACATAATAAAACTCCTTGCCGGACGGACAAGGAGTTGACATGGCCAAGTAAAGTTATATTTTAGAGTAGCCAAAATCCTTGCCGGCCTCACAGGACCAACTTAAAGGAAATTATTAAATTTTTATTCAATTAGCTAGTTTTACTAAAAAATCTACCATTGTCAATAAAAAACCTTCTTGCCTGTGAAAACGCAAGAAGGCCTACCAACCCTTACAAAAATCCCCCTTACCAGCCTCACAGGACCAGTTTAAAAGGCCTAATTTATTTACTTAATGGTAACAATTTATTAATTAGCTGTCAAGCAAATATTTAGCCCTGGGCGGGGGGAAAATCAATCGTTGGATAAACTATACATAATCATCACCTTTCCCCACATAATCCTGCAGGGCAAGGACATAAACCAAACGCCGTTCACGCATACTTGCAAGAGCGAACAAAAATTCGCGGACCGTATCCATGGATGTTAGGCAGGGTATGCCGTATTCCACTGCTATCCGGCGTATTTTAAAACCATCCCACACCGCTTGCTGGCCGCGAAGCCGGGTATTGATGATCAAACTAATCGTGCCATCCTGGATCAGTTTCAAAATACGGGACTGACTGTCCAAACCGTCGCCAACCGTCTCGACGCGTAGCCCCTGCCCCCGAAAAAACTCGTCCGTACCAGGTGTTGCCAGCAGGCGATACCCTAGGGCCAGAAAGCCGGCCGCCACTTGCACCGCTGCTGCTTGATCCTGCTCGTCAATGGCAAACAGGACGGCGCCGCTTGGCGGTATGGCCAGACCGGCTGCCGTCATGGCTTTGTACAGCGCCCGGGCATAATGATAATCGATACCCATCACTTCGCCGGTCGACTTCATTTCCGGTCCAAGCGCAATATCAACCTGTTGCATTTTTGCAAACGAAAATACGGGGGCTTTTACCGCCCAAAACGGTTTTGGCGGTAGCAGACCTGTTGTATACCCCATCCCGGCAAGGGTTTCGCCCATGGCGATCCGCGTGGCGAGCCGGACCATAGGTATGCCGGTAACTTTGCTGAGAAACGGCACCGTCCGGCTGGAACGGGGGTTAGCTTCAAGAATATAGACCTGTCCGTCGGCGATAACAAATTGGATATTAATAAGTCCCCGCACATTAAGGGCCAGTGCCAGCCGCTGTGTATAATCGACAATTCGGGTAATTTCGCCCGGTCCGAGGGTGCGCGCGGGATAAACGGCGATGCTGTCGCCAGAATGAACACCCGCCCGTTCGATGTGTTCCATGATGCCCGGAATCAATACGTCTTGCCCGTCGGCAATGGCGTCTACTTCCACTTCCGTACCTTGAATGTACCGGTCAATAAGCACCGGGCGGTCCGTAGACGCTTGAACCGCTTTGGTTAAATACTCAACCAGTTCGTTTTCGTTGTAAACAATCTGCATGGCCCGGCCGCCCAGAACATAGGAGGGACGAACCACGACGGGATAGCCGAGAACAGCTGCTTTTTCTCTGGCCTCAGCCATATTCGTCACACTCACCCCGGCCGGCCGCGGAACACCAAGACGCTCAACAAGGGCGTCAAATTTTTTCCTGTCTTCGGCACAATCAATACTTTCCACACTGGTTCCCAAGATGGGCACCCCGGCCCGCGCTAAGGGGCCAGCCAGATTAATTGCTGTCTGCCCGCCAAACTGGACAATGATACCATCCGGCTGTTCTTTCTCCACGACGTGGAGTACGTCCTCCGGTGTCAATGGTTCAAAATACAGCCGGTCGGCAGTATCAAAGTCGGTACTGACCGTTTCCGGGTTGTTGTTGATAATAACCGTTTCAACGCCCATCTCCCGTAGCGCCCAGACAGAATGGACAGAGCAATAGTCAAACTCTATGCCCTGGCCAATGCGGATCGGGCCGGAACCAAGGACAGCCACTTTGCGGCGAGAACCGGGCGGTGCCTCGTCCTCCTGGGCATAGGTCGAATAAAAATAGGGTGTAACTGCTTCGAATTCAGCGGCACAGGTATCGACCATTTTATAACATGGAATAATGCCTTCTTCCTGGCGCAATTTCCGGATTGCGGAAGGGCATTTCTCTGTTATAGCGGCTATTGTCTGGTCGGCAAATCCCATCCGCTTGGCCGCCGCGAGCAGGCGCGGCGATAGTTTTTCCTGACGCAGCTTTTGTTCCATTAAGACTAAATTCATGATTTTGGCCAGAAAAAAACGGTCAATGGCCGTGATAGCATGAATTTCATCGATACTGACGCCACGCCTGAGCGCCTCGGCCACAAGGAATAGACGCTCGTCACTGGCGCTATGAAGTTTTTCGCGGATTTCCGTTGTGCTAAGACATGCAAATTTCGCAACGTTCAGACCATGCAAACCGATTTCGAGCGACCGGACAGCCTTCAGCAAGGCAGCCTCAAACGAGCGGTCAATGGCCATGACCTCGCCGGTTGCTTTCATCTGTGTCCCCAACAGTCGGTCAGCGTAAGAGAATTTATCAAAAGGCCAGCGGGGAAATTTCACGACAACATAATCAAGAGCCGGTTCAAAACAGGCCATTGTTTTCCCGGTTACAGCATTAGGAATTTCGTCAAGGCGATAACCGATCGCGATTTTGCTGGCGACCTTAGCAATGGGATAGCCCGTCGCTTTGGAGGCCAGCGCACTAGAACGGCTGACGCGTGGATTCACTTCAATCACGTAATAACGGCTGCTGTGGGGATCTAACGCAAACTGCACATTGCAGCCGCCTTCGATGCCCAAAGCCCGGATGATGGCAAGCGCTGCGCTTCGCAGCATCTGATATTCTTCATCTGACAGTGTCTGCGAGGGGGCAACGACAATGCTGTCCCCGGTATGAATGCCGACGGGATCAACATTTTCCATATTGCACACAACAATGCAATTATCGGCGCCATCACGCATCACTTCATATTCTATTTCCTTCCACCCTGCCAAACTTCGTTCTAACAATACCTGGCCAATTAAACTGTGTTTTAGGCCTCGGGCCACTACTTCGCTTAGCTCCGCATCATTGTGCACGATTCCACCGCCAGTTCCGCCCAGTGTATAGGCAGGCCGGACAATAAGAGGATAACCAATGTTTTTGGCAAAATGCAAAGCTTCGGCTAAAGTTTCGACAATGATACTTTCCGGCACCGGTTGGCCGATCTGTTGCATCGTAGCTCTGAACAACTCGCGGTCTTCGGCTTTCTTTATAGCGGCGAGAGGAGTACCCAGCAGTTTTACACCGTACCTTTCAAGAACACCCCGCTCGGCCGCCGTAACCGCCAGGTTGAGGCCGACCTGGCCGCCTAAAGTAGGCAGAAGCCCATCGGGGCGTTCTTTGGCAATTATCTCCTCAATGAAATCGGGGGTCAACGGCTCGATATATACACGGTCAGCAATATTGTCATCCGTCATGATGGTAGCCGGATTACTGTTGATGAGAACTACCTTTAGACCCTCTTCCTTCAACGCCCGGCAGGCCTGAGTGCCCGCATAATCGAATTCAGCGGCCTGACCAATAACAATCGGGCCAGACCCGATTACCATCACTTTCTGTAGCTCTGCTTTTTTCGGCACCGCTACACCTCCTATATCATCAACTGATAAAACTGCTGAAATAAATACATATTATCGTGTGGTCCTGGCGCTGCTTCAGGATGGTATTGTACAGAAAAAACGGGTAGTGTACGGTGTCTAATCCCTTCTACCGTCCCATCGTTGACAGCCCGGTGTGTAACGACCAAGTCAGTGCCGTGAAGCGACGCTTCTGCCACCGCATAACCGTGGTTCTGCGACGTAATGAAAACACGCCCTGCTATTAGATCTTTTACCGGGTGGTTAGCCCCGCGGTGTCCAAATTTCAGTTTATAAGTGTCCCCACCTAAAGCCAGCGCCAGAATTTGATGGCCGAGGCAAATACCAAAAATAGGCTTTTTCCCCACAAGTTTTTTTACTGTTGCTATGGCATAGGGCACCTCCTTGGGGTCGCCGGGCCCATTGGATAAAAATACCCCATCTGGCTCCATGGCTAATATCGTCTCGGCCGTTGTTGTGGCCGGCACGACGGTCAAGTCACAGCCGGTCCTGGCGAGAGACTCTAAAATATTTCGCTTTACCCCAAAGTCCATTACCACTACCCGCGGGCCTGTCCGGGGCAGCCGATAGACGATTGGCGTGGTAACTTTTTCAACCAAATGAACAACGTCCGCGTTGCTAAGCAGGGCGAGAACCTCCTCGTGTCCCATGTTGGCAGGCGCCAGTACCCCCATCATCACACCGCTGGCCCGAATCCGCCGGGTAAGCGCCCGGGTATCGACGCCATATAAACAAGGAATACGGTGCCGCTTTAAAAACTCCGCTAGCGAGCTCTCTGCCCGCCAGTTACTAGGCGTATAACATAGTTCTCCGATAACAAAACCACGGACATATGGTCGCCGTGACTGGTTAAAATAAGCGGCCACGCCGTAATTGCCGATTAGCGGATATGTCATGGTCACGATTTGGCCAGAGTACGACGGATCAGTCAACACTTCCTGATAGCCTGTCATGCCTGTATTAAAGACCACTTCACCAACGGTATGCATTGACTCCAGCATTGTTCCCCAAAAAACCGACCCGTCAGCAAGAATAAGTTTCCCTTCCATTGATCTACCTCCCGGCAGGCATAGTACCTGCAAACTGCTAATCTTGGGCCGAATAACCTCTCCTTTGTAACATAAAACTCCCTGCCAAAAAGACAAGGAGTTTCCCCCGTTTCCATGCAGGAGGACCAGAGCAGTTCCTTACAGCCGCGCAGAACCAATTGTAGCTTCTGAATAATTATTCATTATTATTTTATATATATACTAACAGACATACGCGCGCCTGTCAACATGGTAGAAAAAAAGCCTTATTGTACAGCTTAAATTGCACAATAAGGCAAAACCATCTGAAACAGGTTATGTATTTTTATGTTTTCGGTTTGGCAGCAAGTCCGGAATATTATTTGCCGGTGAGCAAGTCGGCGGCGACGCCGCTGATAAAGGCCGACGCCAGGACTAGGGCTTCTTCATTAAAATCAAATCGGAAATCATGATGCCCAGCCGCCAGCTCAGTACCAACCATTACATAGGCAGCTTTTCCACCGCGCTGCTGCACCCGCTCCATGAAATAGGTACAATCTTCGCTACCGCCAATATTGCCGGCAGCCACAATTTCTTTGAATAAACCCATCCGCTCGGCGGTTTGCCGAATGCGCGCCACCAATTCGGCATCGTTGCCGCACCCCGCAGCACCGCCCATCTCTTGTATTTGGACTTGACAACCGTGCATTTGGGCAGCAGCCTCGATAATACGTACCGCTTCGTTATACATATACTCGTTAATGGCACTGGTAGTCCCCCGCGTTTCCAGCTTAATAACAGCATTTGCGGGAATGACATTGCGCCCCGTACCACCCTGCATGACACCGACATTGATACGCGACGCGCCTTGACTGTGCCGCGAGATTGCGTGCAAATTAAGCAAAGCGGTGGCGGCCGCAAGCAGTGCATTCCGGCCTGTTTCCGGAGCCGCGCCGGCATGGGCCGGAACCCCGGTGAAACTGGCGTCCAATTTGGTTGTGGCCAAAAAGCCTTCCGTCTGGCAAGCTACCTGTCCTGTTTTGCGCAGGGTAACACCGAAATGCATGCCAAGCAAATAATCCACGTCATCGACAACGCCTTTGACAACCATCGCCTTGGCGCCCCGTACGCCTTCTTCCGCCGGCTGGAAAATGAGCTTCACCCGCCCGGCCAAATCTGCCCGCAAAGCGGCCAAGATTTCGGCAACGGCCAGGCCAACGGCAGTATGACCGTCATGCGCACAGGCATGCATGGCTCCCTTGTTAACAGACGCAAAGTTTTCACGATACGGACGATGGCTTTCATCTTCCGCTTCAACGGCATCATTGGCATCGATATCAAATCGCAAGGCAACGGTCGGCCCCGGTTTGCCAAAATCCATCACGCCCACTACACCGGTTTTGCCGCCAAGCATTTTTTCTACCCAAACCGGATTTGCCCCCTGCGCAAGGGCCCGTTGGCGATGACGCTCCAGCTCATTGGCCGGCGGCACGCCCATCATCGCCTCGGCCGCAACAACATCGTCCCCGATCAGCACCTCATATCCCAATTCGGTTAGAACATCGGCAACTATCGATGCGGTGCGAAATTCAGTCCAAGCCGTCTCGGCGTAGCGGTGAAAATCGCGGCGTCTGGCAATCGTTTTCGCTTCTAACGTCTTAGCCAATTCCACTATCCTTGCGTCCATGCCAACTCTCCTTTTTTATAGTAGTAATATAGGAAATAGATATAAGATTACAGAAGTAATAGCATCGTGACTAACGCGGCCAAAATCATACCTAAGGCGTTGCGCTTGGTCAGTTCAAGGGTATTCACCCCGGCCAGCTGAGCACACACGATAGCAGCACCGGCCACAGGTGACATGGAACGGCCAAGGGCGCCGCTAATAAATGCCTGGGAACCCATTTGCGTAATACCAAAGCCAAATTGTTGCGCATAAGGCGTAATGGCCCCGTTGAAGGCGAGTGTGGCCGCATCGCCGGAGCCGGACAATACCGCGATGATGAACGGTCCGAAAGTAGCAGCCGCCTTGGCGATATGGGCCGACTGCTTCATGGCAGCTATGAGCGCACCGGTAAGGCCGATAAGTTCCATTCCCTTGGTAAAGACGGCGGCGGCAACAATAATGCCGATAACATTGGCATAAGCTTCACCCATACCGGCAAAAAACTGCTTCGAAATTTCCTGGGGATTAGTGAAAGTAGCGACAAAGCCTAGTATGGCGCCAAAAATCATGGCCTGCGGCACCGTAACTTCGGGGATAAGGTGTACCTGTTTGCTGCCCAGTACCAAAAGTGCAAGTGGAACAAGGGGAACAAGCGCCTTAAGATAATTAACCTTAAATTCTTGCTTATCGTCCAGCAGGTTAGCGGCGCCCTGATACCCGCGGTCTTCTTTGCGGAAGAAGGCTACGGCCGTCAAAGCGATAGCGGCGACAATGGCGCCGGCAATAGCTGCCTGAGTATGACCGGCAATGACGGTCATTACGTCCACATTTGCCAGCTTGGCAATAAAAGGATTGTGCGCCGAACCAGGACTAAAGACGCTGCCCCAAGTACCGGCAAGTACGGCGCTGGCGGCAATAGCCGGGTGAATACCGGCACTTATTAAGGCAGGGATCAAAATAGCGCCGACTGCTGCCGCGCAGCCTGCCGCACTTGGCAGAGCAATGTTAATCGCAAAGGTAACCAATACCGTACCCGGAATAAGAATGGGGCGAAACTTGGTTAAGAACCCGGCCAGGAGATGTACTAAATGCATATCACATTTTGTCAGCTTCATCACAAAGGCAAAACCCATAACCGTGGCGATAACCGGAACAAGGCCGCTGTTGATCATCGCCGCACTGAAGGCATCAATGGCGGCAAGGGGTTTGCCGGACAAAAGCGCCATTAACAGACCGGAAATAAACAAGACTAACCGTGTCTCATACCGTTTGATAATTGCATAAAAAGTTAAGAGAACAATTAAACCTCCAACCCAAACCATAAATGCACCTCCTTTTGCTTTAAAAAATCAGGCCAACCGATCAACCAGGATTCCTCCCACTCCTTTCGCGCTAAGGTAAAGTTACCCAATAAAATTAATTCTGAAATTCCTCAAAAATTCCTGCATGGCCGGAAGTATTTTACAGCCGAGTTAATTCGCTAATCAACCAAAATACAAAAACCTACGAACACAATGTTCGTAGGTTTAAATAATTGGTGCGGTTGGTGAGATTTGAACTCACACGCCTTTTGGGCGCCACCCCCTCAAGATGGTGCGTCTGCCAGTTCCGCCACAACCGCATATTAGAAGAGATATTAAAATGTGGTGCGGTCGAGAGGACTTGAACCTCCATGGAGTTGCCCCCACTAGATCCTGAGTCTAGCGCGTCTGCCAATTCCGCCACGACCGCATCTTTACTCATATGCCGCCTCTCACGGCGACACAATTATATTACCATAACATCTCCGCTATCGTCAAGCGTTTTTCCCAAAAATTATTTAGCCACCAATGCCCATTCCCACGCATTCCATAGGTTGCCGGCCGGCGTCGGATTAGGCCGGTAGTTGAC from Sporolituus thermophilus DSM 23256 includes:
- the dcuC gene encoding C4-dicarboxylate transporter DcuC — encoded protein: MVWVGGLIVLLTFYAIIKRYETRLVLFISGLLMALLSGKPLAAIDAFSAAMINSGLVPVIATVMGFAFVMKLTKCDMHLVHLLAGFLTKFRPILIPGTVLVTFAINIALPSAAGCAAAVGAILIPALISAGIHPAIAASAVLAGTWGSVFSPGSAHNPFIAKLANVDVMTVIAGHTQAAIAGAIVAAIALTAVAFFRKEDRGYQGAANLLDDKQEFKVNYLKALVPLVPLALLVLGSKQVHLIPEVTVPQAMIFGAILGFVATFTNPQEISKQFFAGMGEAYANVIGIIVAAAVFTKGMELIGLTGALIAAMKQSAHIAKAAATFGPFIIAVLSGSGDAATLAFNGAITPYAQQFGFGITQMGSQAFISGALGRSMSPVAGAAIVCAQLAGVNTLELTKRNALGMILAALVTMLLLL
- the carB gene encoding carbamoyl-phosphate synthase large subunit, which codes for MPKKAELQKVMVIGSGPIVIGQAAEFDYAGTQACRALKEEGLKVVLINSNPATIMTDDNIADRVYIEPLTPDFIEEIIAKERPDGLLPTLGGQVGLNLAVTAAERGVLERYGVKLLGTPLAAIKKAEDRELFRATMQQIGQPVPESIIVETLAEALHFAKNIGYPLIVRPAYTLGGTGGGIVHNDAELSEVVARGLKHSLIGQVLLERSLAGWKEIEYEVMRDGADNCIVVCNMENVDPVGIHTGDSIVVAPSQTLSDEEYQMLRSAALAIIRALGIEGGCNVQFALDPHSSRYYVIEVNPRVSRSSALASKATGYPIAKVASKIAIGYRLDEIPNAVTGKTMACFEPALDYVVVKFPRWPFDKFSYADRLLGTQMKATGEVMAIDRSFEAALLKAVRSLEIGLHGLNVAKFACLSTTEIREKLHSASDERLFLVAEALRRGVSIDEIHAITAIDRFFLAKIMNLVLMEQKLRQEKLSPRLLAAAKRMGFADQTIAAITEKCPSAIRKLRQEEGIIPCYKMVDTCAAEFEAVTPYFYSTYAQEDEAPPGSRRKVAVLGSGPIRIGQGIEFDYCSVHSVWALREMGVETVIINNNPETVSTDFDTADRLYFEPLTPEDVLHVVEKEQPDGIIVQFGGQTAINLAGPLARAGVPILGTSVESIDCAEDRKKFDALVERLGVPRPAGVSVTNMAEAREKAAVLGYPVVVRPSYVLGGRAMQIVYNENELVEYLTKAVQASTDRPVLIDRYIQGTEVEVDAIADGQDVLIPGIMEHIERAGVHSGDSIAVYPARTLGPGEITRIVDYTQRLALALNVRGLINIQFVIADGQVYILEANPRSSRTVPFLSKVTGIPMVRLATRIAMGETLAGMGYTTGLLPPKPFWAVKAPVFSFAKMQQVDIALGPEMKSTGEVMGIDYHYARALYKAMTAAGLAIPPSGAVLFAIDEQDQAAAVQVAAGFLALGYRLLATPGTDEFFRGQGLRVETVGDGLDSQSRILKLIQDGTISLIINTRLRGQQAVWDGFKIRRIAVEYGIPCLTSMDTVREFLFALASMRERRLVYVLALQDYVGKGDDYV
- a CDS encoding amidohydrolase; the protein is MDARIVELAKTLEAKTIARRRDFHRYAETAWTEFRTASIVADVLTELGYEVLIGDDVVAAEAMMGVPPANELERHRQRALAQGANPVWVEKMLGGKTGVVGVMDFGKPGPTVALRFDIDANDAVEAEDESHRPYRENFASVNKGAMHACAHDGHTAVGLAVAEILAALRADLAGRVKLIFQPAEEGVRGAKAMVVKGVVDDVDYLLGMHFGVTLRKTGQVACQTEGFLATTKLDASFTGVPAHAGAAPETGRNALLAAATALLNLHAISRHSQGASRINVGVMQGGTGRNVIPANAVIKLETRGTTSAINEYMYNEAVRIIEAAAQMHGCQVQIQEMGGAAGCGNDAELVARIRQTAERMGLFKEIVAAGNIGGSEDCTYFMERVQQRGGKAAYVMVGTELAAGHHDFRFDFNEEALVLASAFISGVAADLLTGK
- the carA gene encoding glutamine-hydrolyzing carbamoyl-phosphate synthase small subunit, translating into MEGKLILADGSVFWGTMLESMHTVGEVVFNTGMTGYQEVLTDPSYSGQIVTMTYPLIGNYGVAAYFNQSRRPYVRGFVIGELCYTPSNWRAESSLAEFLKRHRIPCLYGVDTRALTRRIRASGVMMGVLAPANMGHEEVLALLSNADVVHLVEKVTTPIVYRLPRTGPRVVVMDFGVKRNILESLARTGCDLTVVPATTTAETILAMEPDGVFLSNGPGDPKEVPYAIATVKKLVGKKPIFGICLGHQILALALGGDTYKLKFGHRGANHPVKDLIAGRVFITSQNHGYAVAEASLHGTDLVVTHRAVNDGTVEGIRHRTLPVFSVQYHPEAAPGPHDNMYLFQQFYQLMI